One region of Microbacterium rhizosphaerae genomic DNA includes:
- the rpsA gene encoding 30S ribosomal protein S1 produces MTTATTAPATKQVAINDIGSAEDFLAAVEKTLKFFNDGDLIEGTVVKIDRDEVLLDVGYKTEGVIPSRELSIKHDVDPNEVVKVGDHVEALVLQKEDKEGRLILSKKRAQYERAWGDVEKIKETDGVVTGQVIEVVKGGLIVDIGLRGFLPASLIELRRVRDLTPYLGQEIEAKILELDKNRNNVVLSRRALLEQTQSESRTTFLNNLHKGQVRKGVVSSIVNFGAFVDLGGVDGLVHVSELSWKHIEHASEVVEVGQEVTVEILEVDLDRERVSLSLKATQEDPWQVFARTHAIGQVTPGKVTKLVPFGAFVRVADGIEGLVHISELSGKHVELAEQVVSVGEEVFVKVIDIDLERRRISLSLKQANESVDPYGTEFDPALYGMVTEYDENGEYKYPEGFDPETNQWKEGFDEQREKWEQEYAAAHARWEAHKAQVAKALEAEANNVGGVDVPSTFSSDSTPAGTLADDEALAALREKLSGR; encoded by the coding sequence ATGACTACCGCAACGACCGCCCCGGCCACCAAGCAGGTCGCGATCAACGACATCGGCTCTGCTGAGGACTTCCTGGCCGCGGTCGAGAAGACCCTGAAGTTCTTCAACGACGGCGACCTGATCGAGGGCACCGTGGTGAAGATCGACCGCGACGAGGTGCTCCTCGACGTCGGCTACAAGACCGAGGGCGTCATCCCCTCGCGCGAGCTCTCCATCAAGCACGACGTCGACCCGAACGAGGTCGTCAAGGTCGGCGACCACGTCGAGGCGCTCGTTCTCCAGAAGGAGGACAAGGAAGGCCGCCTCATCCTGTCGAAGAAGCGCGCGCAGTACGAGCGCGCCTGGGGCGACGTGGAGAAGATCAAGGAGACCGACGGCGTCGTCACCGGTCAGGTGATCGAGGTCGTCAAGGGCGGCCTGATCGTCGACATCGGCCTGCGCGGCTTCCTCCCGGCGTCGCTCATCGAGCTGCGCCGCGTCCGCGACCTGACGCCGTACCTCGGCCAGGAGATCGAGGCGAAGATCCTCGAGCTCGACAAGAACCGCAACAACGTCGTGCTCTCGCGCCGAGCCCTGCTCGAGCAGACGCAGTCCGAGTCGCGGACCACGTTCCTCAACAACCTGCACAAGGGTCAGGTCCGCAAGGGCGTCGTCTCGTCGATCGTCAACTTCGGTGCGTTCGTCGACCTGGGCGGCGTGGACGGCCTCGTGCACGTCTCCGAGCTGTCGTGGAAGCACATCGAGCACGCGTCCGAGGTCGTCGAGGTCGGCCAGGAGGTCACCGTCGAGATCCTCGAGGTCGACCTGGACCGCGAGCGCGTCTCGCTGTCGCTGAAGGCGACCCAGGAGGACCCGTGGCAGGTCTTCGCGCGCACGCACGCCATCGGCCAGGTCACCCCGGGCAAGGTCACGAAGCTCGTGCCGTTCGGCGCCTTCGTCCGCGTCGCGGACGGCATCGAGGGCCTCGTGCACATCTCGGAGCTGTCGGGCAAGCACGTCGAGCTCGCCGAGCAGGTCGTGTCGGTCGGCGAAGAGGTCTTCGTCAAGGTCATCGACATCGACCTCGAGCGTCGCCGCATCTCGCTGTCGCTCAAGCAGGCGAACGAGTCGGTCGACCCGTACGGCACCGAGTTCGACCCGGCCCTCTACGGCATGGTCACCGAGTACGACGAGAACGGGGAGTACAAGTACCCCGAGGGCTTCGACCCGGAGACCAACCAGTGGAAGGAAGGCTTCGACGAGCAGCGCGAGAAGTGGGAGCAGGAGTACGCTGCCGCCCACGCGCGCTGGGAGGCGCACAAGGCGCAGGTCGCCAAGGCCCTCGAGGCCGAGGCGAACAACGTCGGCGGCGTCGACGTGCCGTCGACGTTCTCGAGCGACTCGACCCCGGCCGGCACGCTGGCCGACGACGAGGCTCTCGCCGCGCTGCGCGAGAAGCTCTCGGGTCGCTGA
- a CDS encoding PH domain-containing protein, with amino-acid sequence MIEVDPRTAKHLISDQGEVVIDEVRKHWAAVVGASLELAGGLVVTCIAVVVPPVWWLPTLLGVALMLHAAWRILDRRRDRFVITNMRVFRIHGILSEQVATMPLSRILDISVYKPFVGRVLGYGHFVFESAAQDQGLRDIRFVGRPDERGLTIQRVIAQAGLRGYAGPRPVIDDGMGTPPVPPQPTAPPAAGDDTTPYDWFDPDRTTTDPIQLPR; translated from the coding sequence CACCTGATCTCGGATCAGGGCGAGGTCGTGATCGACGAGGTCCGCAAGCACTGGGCCGCTGTCGTCGGCGCGTCGCTCGAGCTCGCCGGCGGTCTGGTGGTGACCTGCATCGCCGTGGTCGTGCCACCCGTCTGGTGGCTGCCCACGCTGCTCGGTGTCGCACTGATGCTGCATGCGGCCTGGCGGATCCTCGACCGGCGCCGCGATCGCTTCGTCATCACCAACATGCGGGTGTTCCGCATCCACGGGATCCTCTCGGAGCAGGTCGCGACGATGCCGCTCTCGCGCATCCTGGACATCTCCGTCTACAAGCCCTTCGTCGGGCGCGTCCTCGGGTACGGCCATTTCGTGTTCGAGTCGGCCGCCCAGGATCAGGGCCTGCGCGACATCCGCTTCGTCGGCCGGCCGGACGAGCGCGGCCTCACGATCCAGCGCGTCATCGCCCAGGCGGGCCTGCGCGGCTACGCCGGGCCGCGTCCCGTGATCGACGACGGGATGGGGACTCCGCCGGTGCCGCCGCAGCCCACGGCACCTCCCGCTGCCGGCGACGACACCACGCCGTACGACTGGTTCGACCCCGACCGCACCACGACGGACCCCATCCAGCTCCCGCGGTGA